The Herbaspirillum sp. DW155 genomic interval GCATGGCGAAGGCCCCAGCCATGCCATGCCGCCCGTGGCCGCCAGCACGGCCCACCTGGCCTTGCTGGCCCAGGCCGCGCCGCTGCTCAAGCCACTGCCGCGCCGGCTGCTGCTCAGCGGCGACCATCCTGCACTGGCAGCGCTTGCGCGTGCCTTCACCAAATACGCGGGACTGGAAGCGCGCGTGGCCACGCCCCCCTCCTCGCTGATACTGGCACCGCAGATCGCCGCGCAGATGCCCGCCGATTATCACCTTGCACTGGCACTGGCCTGGGAGGGACTGGCATGAGATGCGGCATGGATTTTTCACGCTCGCCGGCGCAGCGGAGGCGCTCACGTGAACAGGATTTCTATCGCATGCTCGCCTGCGCCCTGCTGCTGGGCGTCACGCTGGCGGCTTTGCCGGGCGTGCGCATCGTCTTGCACACGGCGTCCCTGCAGGAGGCCAATGACCTGCTGACAGGAGAATTGCAAGCCTTGGCACCGCAGGCAAAGCAAGCTTCCGTCTTGCGCAGCCGGATTGCCGCGCTGGAAAAGCAGCTCGGCAGCCACCAGCAGCTCGGCCGGCGCCGTCACCAGGCCGGACTGCTGCTGCGGGCAGCGGCACAAGCCGCACAGGCGAGCCGCAGCAGCATCCGCCTGCAGCGCATCCTGCTGCAAGGCGACCGCGGTGAATTGCGGGGCCAGGCCGCCAGCGCCGAGGAAGTCCGCGATTTTGCGGCCGCCCTCGCCGCCGCCGGACTGGAGGGGAGCACCCTGCATGACCTGCAGGCCGAAGACGGTGCCTACGCCTTCACCCTGGCCATCCCTCTGGTCCCGTCGCTTCCTGCATCCGGGGGAGCCGCACCGTGAGCCAGAACCGCTGGTCCACCCATCCCGCCCACTGGCCGCTGGCTGCACGCCTGGTGCTGTGGATGCTGGTCATGCTGCTGGTGGCGGCCAGCGGCGTGCTGATGGCCGTGACCGAACTGGACGACCGCCGGCAGGCAGCGCGCCAGCGTCAGCAGGACCTGCGTCTGCAGTACCAGGCGGCGCTGATGCAAATTGGGCAGCAGCCGGCCCTGCAATCCCGCGAACGCACGCTGACCATACAACTGGCCGGGCAGCAGCCGCAGATCTGGCCAGCCGACCAGGCACAGCCGGACCTGCTGCAAGCCAAGCTGGCCCGCCGCGCCGGTGAATGCGGGCTGACGCTGGAATCCTTCAAGCCCTTGAGCGGCAAGCTGACTGCCACCATTGTGCTGCGCGGCAGCCATGCCGGCCTGCTGCGCTTCGTCGAACTGGTAAGCAGTCAGCCTCTGCCGGTGCTGTTCGAACGGCTCGACATCAGCGTGACGGACCAAGGCGGCCAGGCAGTGCTGCAGATGAATGCCACC includes:
- a CDS encoding pilus assembly protein codes for the protein MDFSRSPAQRRRSREQDFYRMLACALLLGVTLAALPGVRIVLHTASLQEANDLLTGELQALAPQAKQASVLRSRIAALEKQLGSHQQLGRRRHQAGLLLRAAAQAAQASRSSIRLQRILLQGDRGELRGQAASAEEVRDFAAALAAAGLEGSTLHDLQAEDGAYAFTLAIPLVPSLPASGGAAP